In a single window of the Caulobacter soli genome:
- a CDS encoding tryptophan halogenase family protein, translating to MVRPIQKVVIVGGGTAGWLTAGVIAARHQARIRGGSFSVTLVESPNVPIIGVGEGTWPTLRTTLEKMGVSETDLFRECDAAFKQGAKFARWTTGAQDDAYYHPLMLPQGFGQVNLAPHWLADGHGRSFSELVCPQEDLCEDGLAPKTITTPEYQGQANYAYHLDAGKLAPFLTRHCTEKLGVTHVRADVKSVTQDAAGDIQSLVTEQAGEVEGDLFVDCTGFKSLLLGQTLGVPFKDCGDVLFCDTALAVQVPYATPDDPMASHTLSTAQSAGWTWDIGLPTRRGVGYVYSSRHISEEDARAELAAYVGPAIEGLSVRKIAIRSGHRETFWKNNCVAVGLAAGFLEPLESSAIVLIELSAKLIAEQMPANREVMDIVAARFNEVTHYRWGRIIDFLKLHYVLTQRTEPFWVDNTDPATVPERLQNLLRLWKYQPPGHLDEFDRLDEVFPAASYQYVLYGMGFRTEVDPLEVEGGKAQAKRFLNEAAALTQALRAQLPKNRDLVRKIQEYGLQTI from the coding sequence ATGGTCCGACCCATCCAGAAGGTCGTTATCGTCGGGGGAGGCACGGCCGGCTGGCTGACCGCCGGCGTCATCGCCGCCCGCCATCAGGCGCGCATCCGCGGCGGAAGCTTCTCGGTCACCCTGGTGGAGTCGCCCAACGTGCCGATCATCGGCGTCGGCGAAGGCACCTGGCCCACCCTGCGCACCACGCTGGAAAAGATGGGGGTCTCGGAGACCGACCTCTTCCGCGAGTGCGACGCGGCCTTCAAGCAGGGCGCCAAGTTCGCCCGCTGGACCACCGGGGCGCAGGACGACGCCTACTATCATCCGCTGATGCTGCCGCAGGGCTTCGGCCAGGTGAACCTGGCCCCGCACTGGCTGGCCGACGGCCATGGCCGCTCGTTCAGCGAGCTGGTCTGTCCGCAGGAAGACCTGTGCGAAGACGGCCTGGCGCCCAAGACCATCACCACCCCCGAATACCAGGGCCAGGCGAACTACGCCTACCATCTGGACGCCGGCAAGCTGGCGCCGTTCCTGACCCGCCATTGCACCGAAAAGCTGGGCGTGACCCACGTGCGGGCCGACGTGAAGAGCGTCACCCAGGACGCGGCCGGCGACATCCAGAGCCTGGTCACCGAACAGGCCGGCGAGGTCGAGGGCGACCTGTTCGTCGACTGCACCGGCTTCAAGTCGCTGCTGCTGGGCCAGACCCTGGGCGTGCCGTTCAAGGACTGCGGCGACGTGCTGTTCTGCGACACGGCCCTGGCCGTGCAGGTGCCGTACGCGACGCCCGACGACCCGATGGCCTCGCACACCCTCTCGACCGCCCAGTCGGCCGGCTGGACCTGGGACATCGGCCTGCCCACCCGGCGCGGCGTCGGCTACGTCTATTCCAGCCGCCACATCAGCGAGGAAGACGCGCGCGCCGAACTGGCCGCCTATGTCGGTCCGGCGATCGAGGGGCTGAGCGTGCGCAAGATCGCCATCCGCTCGGGCCACCGCGAGACCTTCTGGAAGAACAATTGCGTGGCCGTCGGCCTGGCGGCCGGCTTCCTGGAGCCGCTGGAATCCTCGGCCATCGTGCTCATCGAGCTGTCGGCCAAGCTGATCGCCGAACAGATGCCGGCCAACCGCGAAGTGATGGACATCGTCGCCGCCCGCTTCAACGAGGTGACCCACTATCGCTGGGGCCGGATCATCGACTTCCTGAAGCTGCATTACGTGCTGACCCAGCGCACCGAGCCGTTCTGGGTCGACAACACCGACCCGGCCACCGTGCCCGAGCGGCTGCAAAACCTGCTGCGCCTGTGGAAATACCAGCCGCCCGGGCACCTGGACGAGTTCGACCGCCTGGACGAGGTGTTCCCCGCCGCCAGCTACCAGTACGTGCTCTACGGCATGGGCTTCCGCACCGAGGTCGATCCGCTGGAGGTCGAGGGCGGCAAGGCCCAGGCCAAGCGGTTCCTCAACGAGGCCGCCGCCCTGACCCAGGCGCTGCGCGCGCAGCTGCCCAAGAACCGCGACCTGGTCCGCAAGATCCAAGAATACGGCCTGCAGACGATCTAA
- a CDS encoding SapC family protein, translated as MPNIAVLNSQTHRDLAVRTEAAARLGDGERFVPVVVTEFSHLAAHYPILLSKDANTGGFYFGAMLGFDPGENLFLDESKGHDAYRPLNLRRGPFYTAGSDLAVDLDHPRLAGAGGLRVFSEEGQPTAYLESVFAIMRDLRPGEEMTKVFIQTLLALKLIEPIDIDVGFDDGTTRQLQGLYTLNQDALRELPDDKVVELFRRGYLQLIYLVIGSLKQIPVLARRKNLRLLDGSEALAGAL; from the coding sequence GTGCCCAACATCGCCGTCCTCAACAGCCAGACCCACCGCGACCTCGCCGTCCGCACCGAGGCCGCCGCCCGGCTGGGCGACGGCGAGCGGTTCGTGCCGGTGGTCGTCACCGAGTTCTCCCACCTGGCCGCCCACTATCCGATCCTGCTGTCCAAGGACGCCAATACAGGCGGCTTCTATTTCGGGGCCATGCTGGGCTTCGACCCCGGCGAGAACCTGTTCCTAGACGAGAGTAAGGGCCACGACGCCTATCGCCCGCTGAACCTGCGGCGCGGACCGTTCTACACGGCCGGATCCGACCTGGCGGTGGACCTGGACCATCCGCGCCTGGCCGGCGCGGGCGGGCTGCGGGTGTTTTCCGAAGAGGGGCAGCCGACGGCCTATCTGGAAAGCGTCTTCGCCATCATGCGCGACCTGCGCCCCGGCGAGGAGATGACCAAGGTCTTCATCCAGACCCTGCTGGCCTTGAAGCTGATCGAGCCGATCGACATCGACGTCGGCTTCGACGACGGCACGACGCGCCAACTGCAGGGCCTCTACACCCTCAACCAGGACGCCCTGCGCGAGCTGCCGGACGACAAGGTCGTGGAGCTGTTCCGGCGCGGCTATCTGCAGCTGATCTATCTGGTGATCGGCTCGTTGAAGCAGATCCCCGTGCTGGCGCGGCGCAAGAACCTGCGCCTGCTCGACGGCAGCGAGGCGCTCGCGGGCGCGCTCTGA
- a CDS encoding cupin-like domain-containing protein: MTGAIPEIAGADLHGAEQFRREVVDPCRPLVIRGLVDHWPAVQAGLASPRAFADYLAPFDAGGQMEAFVGPPRIAGKYYYDDALKGFNFERRRMTLGAALDAIVASLGVADAPSVYAGSLPVDDFLPGFSVRNAMPLLGPTIGPRIWLGHASNVSSHYDTLDNLACVVAGTRRFTLYSPELIDGLYVGPIDHTMAGQPISLAASSPPDDAKYPKFAAVRDQALSAQLQPGDALYLPKLWWHQVEATAPFNGLINYWWDAFSAGPDQPYTSLLLAMIAISERPEAERRGWRALFDYYVFRPHGHPLAHLPDDSHGLLGPLKPDNYGRIRARIMHLLRGG, translated from the coding sequence ATGACGGGAGCGATCCCCGAGATCGCCGGCGCCGACCTGCATGGCGCCGAGCAGTTCCGGCGCGAGGTGGTCGATCCCTGCCGGCCGCTGGTGATCCGCGGTCTGGTCGACCACTGGCCGGCGGTGCAAGCGGGCCTGGCCTCGCCCCGGGCCTTCGCCGACTACCTGGCCCCGTTCGACGCCGGCGGCCAGATGGAGGCCTTCGTCGGCCCGCCCCGCATCGCCGGGAAGTACTATTACGACGACGCGCTGAAGGGCTTCAATTTCGAGCGACGGCGCATGACGCTGGGCGCGGCGCTGGACGCCATCGTCGCCTCGCTGGGCGTGGCGGACGCGCCGTCGGTCTATGCCGGATCGCTACCGGTCGACGACTTCCTGCCGGGCTTTTCGGTGCGCAACGCCATGCCGCTGCTGGGCCCGACGATCGGGCCCCGCATCTGGCTGGGCCACGCCTCCAACGTCTCGTCGCACTACGACACCCTGGACAACCTCGCCTGCGTGGTGGCCGGAACGCGACGCTTCACCCTCTATTCGCCCGAGCTGATCGACGGGCTTTATGTGGGCCCGATCGACCACACCATGGCCGGCCAACCGATCAGCCTGGCCGCCTCCTCGCCGCCCGACGACGCGAAATATCCGAAGTTCGCCGCCGTCCGCGACCAGGCGCTAAGCGCCCAGCTTCAGCCCGGTGACGCCCTCTACCTGCCCAAGCTGTGGTGGCACCAGGTCGAGGCGACCGCCCCGTTCAACGGCCTGATCAACTACTGGTGGGACGCCTTCAGCGCCGGGCCGGACCAGCCCTATACCAGCCTGCTGCTGGCCATGATCGCGATCAGCGAGCGGCCCGAGGCCGAGCGACGCGGCTGGCGGGCCCTGTTCGACTACTACGTCTTCCGCCCGCACGGCCATCCGCTGGCCCACCTGCCAGACGACAGCCACGGCCTGCTGGGCCCGCTGAAACCCGACAACTACGGCCGGATCCGCGCCCGGATCATGCACCTGCTGCGGGGCGGGTGA
- a CDS encoding recombinase family protein, which translates to MTRVALYARYSDDKQSPHSIDDQFRICRMHADKQGWTVVETYSDAGISGSTVIFRPGVQALIRDASAGKFEMVLAEALDRISRDQEDIAAAFKRLRFAGVPIITLSEGEITELHVGLKGTMNALFLKDLAAKTHRGIRGRVEAGKVGCGNAYGYRVVRTIDASGKVTTGEREIIPEQAEVVRRIFRDYAAGKSPRQIAIELNREGVAAPWGSTWGDSSIRGNRALGSGIINNEFYIGEMIWNRRRRMKNPDTGRSEPRFNPESEWVHVKAPHLRIVSDELWQAARAQQAGIVGIYEANLAKGRQAGISATVRPKTMLSGLLFCGVCGGSVAKRGNNRFGCVSHVMGKGCTNSRTIVRDVLEERVLAGLKDRLMEPVAFAQAMRSFIEETNRLNHMRRANRGAEVERLEKARKAVAGIVAAIEDGGYSRPLMERLKVLEAEADEIERRLDQAPADVPDVHPNVAELYRRKVERLSRALEEPDEHDEAAKALRAVIDKIVLEPGPKRGQVLATLYGDLETILAWSDEQGGKRREAIGGFQGRAQSVPVSARAGMTVEFGNSGC; encoded by the coding sequence ATGACCCGCGTTGCGCTCTACGCCCGCTACTCCGACGACAAGCAGTCGCCGCACTCCATCGACGATCAGTTCCGCATCTGCCGGATGCACGCCGACAAGCAGGGCTGGACGGTGGTCGAGACCTATTCGGATGCGGGGATATCCGGATCGACGGTGATCTTCCGCCCTGGCGTGCAGGCGCTCATCCGCGACGCCTCGGCCGGCAAGTTCGAGATGGTGCTGGCCGAGGCGCTGGACCGGATCAGCCGCGATCAGGAGGACATCGCCGCCGCCTTCAAACGTCTGCGCTTCGCGGGCGTGCCGATCATCACCCTCTCGGAGGGCGAGATCACCGAGCTTCATGTCGGCCTCAAGGGCACGATGAATGCCCTGTTCCTGAAAGACCTCGCCGCCAAGACCCATCGCGGAATCCGGGGCCGCGTGGAGGCAGGCAAGGTCGGGTGCGGCAACGCCTACGGCTACCGCGTCGTGCGAACCATTGACGCTTCGGGCAAGGTCACGACCGGGGAGCGGGAGATCATTCCCGAGCAGGCCGAGGTCGTCCGCCGCATCTTCCGCGACTACGCCGCCGGTAAGAGCCCGCGCCAAATCGCGATTGAGCTGAACCGCGAGGGCGTGGCGGCGCCTTGGGGCTCCACCTGGGGCGACAGCTCAATCCGGGGCAACCGCGCCTTGGGCTCGGGGATCATCAACAACGAGTTCTATATCGGCGAGATGATCTGGAACCGCCGTCGCCGGATGAAGAACCCCGACACTGGCCGGTCCGAGCCGAGGTTCAATCCAGAAAGCGAGTGGGTGCATGTGAAGGCCCCGCACCTGCGGATCGTCTCGGACGAGCTTTGGCAGGCCGCCAGGGCGCAGCAAGCCGGGATCGTGGGGATCTATGAGGCCAACCTGGCCAAAGGCCGCCAAGCCGGGATTTCCGCGACAGTTCGACCCAAGACCATGTTGTCGGGCCTGCTGTTCTGCGGGGTGTGCGGCGGCTCCGTCGCCAAGCGCGGAAACAATCGGTTCGGCTGCGTCAGCCACGTGATGGGCAAGGGCTGCACCAACAGCCGCACCATCGTTCGCGACGTGCTTGAGGAACGGGTGCTCGCGGGTTTGAAGGATCGGCTCATGGAGCCGGTGGCCTTCGCCCAGGCCATGCGCTCGTTCATCGAGGAGACCAACCGCCTCAACCACATGCGCCGGGCCAATCGCGGCGCCGAGGTGGAGCGCCTGGAGAAGGCTCGCAAGGCCGTGGCTGGCATCGTCGCGGCCATCGAGGACGGCGGCTATAGCCGGCCGCTCATGGAGCGCTTGAAGGTGCTGGAGGCCGAGGCCGACGAGATCGAGCGGCGGCTAGATCAAGCGCCGGCCGACGTGCCAGATGTTCACCCCAACGTCGCTGAACTCTACCGGCGCAAGGTCGAACGGCTGTCCCGCGCGCTGGAGGAGCCCGACGAGCACGACGAGGCCGCTAAGGCCTTGCGGGCGGTCATCGATAAGATCGTGCTGGAGCCTGGACCCAAGCGGGGGCAGGTTCTCGCCACCCTCTACGGCGACCTTGAGACGATCCTGGCTTGGTCCGACGAGCAAGGAGGCAAACGGCGGGAAGCCATCGGCGGGTTTCAAGGCCGCGCGCAGTCGGTGCCCGTGAGCGCTCGGGCGGGAATGACGGTGGAATTTGGGAATTCCGGATGTTGA
- a CDS encoding DUF5677 domain-containing protein — translation MNNLLQATHAAQVAQRKILDDLVEKSIPGQDWEEFEPTQRLLLGYLLDRGHAVLRLVAIRLDFDAEILLRTFYEVSAKFMLITFTPEGERPEMLKEYWTALGEVADRKTAYRAELAEAIVPPEKEDARNSLKLLQRKNIVRNNLSLNKAARKRLEQKWSFPEVLQRLDGLAGAKRAGATSLLHVYGMASHLAHADCRAMELYLDRMFRPADERIGLEDSHAARIMSDIAQVGAYCAILAASGANLGAEENLQLVARTAKEVGTVASAVIDDFDATQRDFYQSMMGDGLDEAAPPAER, via the coding sequence ATGAACAACCTCCTGCAAGCGACGCATGCAGCCCAGGTTGCCCAGCGGAAAATCCTGGATGATTTGGTAGAAAAGTCGATTCCTGGCCAAGACTGGGAGGAGTTCGAGCCTACACAGAGGCTTCTCCTCGGGTACCTTTTGGACCGAGGCCATGCGGTGTTGAGGCTTGTCGCAATTCGTTTGGATTTCGACGCCGAGATATTGCTCCGAACATTCTACGAAGTCTCAGCCAAATTCATGCTCATCACATTCACCCCCGAAGGTGAGCGGCCAGAAATGCTAAAGGAATATTGGACAGCCCTCGGGGAGGTTGCCGATCGAAAGACCGCATACAGGGCCGAACTGGCAGAGGCGATCGTGCCGCCCGAGAAAGAAGATGCAAGGAATTCGCTCAAACTGCTGCAGCGAAAGAACATAGTCAGGAACAACCTTTCCCTGAACAAGGCAGCCAGAAAACGGCTTGAGCAAAAGTGGAGCTTTCCAGAGGTATTGCAGCGTCTAGACGGCTTAGCGGGCGCCAAGCGCGCTGGGGCGACCTCTCTGCTCCATGTCTATGGAATGGCGAGCCATCTCGCGCACGCAGATTGCCGGGCAATGGAGTTGTATTTGGATCGGATGTTCCGGCCCGCTGATGAAAGGATTGGGCTGGAAGATTCACACGCTGCCAGGATCATGTCCGACATCGCCCAGGTCGGCGCTTACTGCGCCATTTTAGCTGCCTCTGGCGCGAACCTTGGCGCCGAAGAAAATCTTCAGCTGGTCGCTAGAACAGCCAAGGAAGTAGGCACAGTAGCCAGTGCGGTAATCGATGACTTCGACGCCACCCAGCGCGATTTCTATCAGTCGATGATGGGAGACGGTCTGGATGAAGCTGCGCCGCCAGCCGAGAGGTGA